Proteins from one Gossypium raimondii isolate GPD5lz chromosome 8, ASM2569854v1, whole genome shotgun sequence genomic window:
- the LOC105790524 gene encoding ribulose-1,5 bisphosphate carboxylase/oxygenase large subunit N-methyltransferase, chloroplastic isoform X2: MAEASRTFHATLFSLPTFSPRLHFKLSYSHSHPSLHLKRARSVQRSISETKTMSSDTTLPWGCDIDSLENAEALQKWLSDSGLPPQKVGINKVEMGKRGLVALKKINRGEKLLFVPPSLLITSDSDWSSPEVGHVLKQHNVADLPLLATYLISEANLQKSSRWSNYISSLPRQPYSLLYWTRSELDRYLKASQIRLRAIERIADITGTFDDLRRRILSKHPHLFPKEIFNLVTFRWSFGILLSRLIYLSSMDGKVALVPWADMLNHSCEVETYLNYDKSSQAVVFTTDRAYQSGEQVFISYGKKSNAELLLSYGFVPKEGTNLNDSVELPLSLKISDKCYKQKLKALKKHGLSASQCYTIQISGWPLELMAYAYLTVSPPSMSKQFEEMAAMASNESIIRKDLRYPEIEEKALQFILDNCESSISKYSKFLKESGSMDLDITSQELQNRGVFLKQLAVDLCISEQKILHRAQYILKRRLRDMRSGELRA; encoded by the exons ATGGCCGAAGCTTCTAGAACCTTCCACGCTACCCTCTTCTCCCTTCCAACTTTCTCTCCGCGACTCCACTTCAAGCTAAGCTACTCTCACAGTCACCCTTCACTTCATCTCAAGAGAGCACGCTCGGTTCAACGCTCAATTTCCGAAACCAAAACGATGTCGTCGGACACGACCCTGCCTTGGGGCTGCGACATTGATTCCTTGGAGAATGCTGAGGCTCTTCAAAAATGGTTGTCGGATTCCGGCTTGCCTCCTCAAAAGGTGGGGATAAACaaagtggaaatgggaaagagagGATTGGTTGCTTTGAAGAAAATCAACAGGGGCGAGAAGCTTCTCTTTGTGCCTCCCTCGCTTCTCATCACTTCAGATTCA GATTGGAGTTCACCTGAGGTTGGTCACGTATTAAAACAGCATAATGTTGCAGATTTGCCATTGTTAGCAACCTATCTTATTAGTGAAGCAAATCTCCAGAAATCTTCCAGATGGAGCAATTATATATCTTCCTTACCTCGACAACCCTATTCTCTTTTATACTG GACACGATCAGAACTAGACAGGTATCTCAAAGCATCGCAGATAAGGCTTCGGGCTATTGAAAGAATTGCTGATATTACTGGAAC ATTCGATGATTTAAGACGTAGGATACTTTCCAAGCATCCTCATTTATTCCCTAAAGAG ATATTCAATTTGGTGACTTTCAGATGGTCTTTTGGCATTCTCTTATCACGATTG ATATACCTATCTTCAATGGATGGAAAGGTTGCCTTGGTTCCTTGGGCAGATATGCTCAACCATAGCTGTGAG GTGGAAACATATTTGAATTATGACAAATCATCACAGGCAGTTGTCTTTACAACTGATCGGGCATATCAGTCAGGTGAGCAG GTTTTCATATCATATGGCAAAAAATCTAATGCAGAGCTGCTGTTATCTTATGGATTTGTTCCAAAAGAGGGCACAAATCTTAATGATTCAGTAGAGCTACCTCTATCCCTTAAAATATCTGACAAATGTTATAAGCAGAAATTGAAAGCTTTGAAGAAGCATGGATTGTCTGC TTCTCAGTGTTATACTATACAAATCAGTGGTTGGCCATTGGAGTTAATGGCATATGCTTACCTAACAGTCAGCCCTCCAAGCATGAGCAAGCAGTTTGAGGAG ATGGCTGCTATGGCATCCAATGAATCTATTATCAGGAAGGATTTAAGATACcctgaaattgaagaaaaagcaCTGCAATTTATTCTTGACAATTGTGAATCAAGCATATCAAAGTATTCTAAATTCTTGAAG GAAAGTGGCTCCATGGATTTGGATATAACATCTCAAG
- the LOC105790524 gene encoding ribulose-1,5 bisphosphate carboxylase/oxygenase large subunit N-methyltransferase, chloroplastic isoform X1, with the protein MAEASRTFHATLFSLPTFSPRLHFKLSYSHSHPSLHLKRARSVQRSISETKTMSSDTTLPWGCDIDSLENAEALQKWLSDSGLPPQKVGINKVEMGKRGLVALKKINRGEKLLFVPPSLLITSDSDWSSPEVGHVLKQHNVADLPLLATYLISEANLQKSSRWSNYISSLPRQPYSLLYWTRSELDRYLKASQIRLRAIERIADITGTFDDLRRRILSKHPHLFPKEIFNLVTFRWSFGILLSRLIYLSSMDGKVALVPWADMLNHSCEVETYLNYDKSSQAVVFTTDRAYQSGEQVFISYGKKSNAELLLSYGFVPKEGTNLNDSVELPLSLKISDKCYKQKLKALKKHGLSASSQCYTIQISGWPLELMAYAYLTVSPPSMSKQFEEMAAMASNESIIRKDLRYPEIEEKALQFILDNCESSISKYSKFLKESGSMDLDITSQELQNRGVFLKQLAVDLCISEQKILHRAQYILKRRLRDMRSGELRA; encoded by the exons ATGGCCGAAGCTTCTAGAACCTTCCACGCTACCCTCTTCTCCCTTCCAACTTTCTCTCCGCGACTCCACTTCAAGCTAAGCTACTCTCACAGTCACCCTTCACTTCATCTCAAGAGAGCACGCTCGGTTCAACGCTCAATTTCCGAAACCAAAACGATGTCGTCGGACACGACCCTGCCTTGGGGCTGCGACATTGATTCCTTGGAGAATGCTGAGGCTCTTCAAAAATGGTTGTCGGATTCCGGCTTGCCTCCTCAAAAGGTGGGGATAAACaaagtggaaatgggaaagagagGATTGGTTGCTTTGAAGAAAATCAACAGGGGCGAGAAGCTTCTCTTTGTGCCTCCCTCGCTTCTCATCACTTCAGATTCA GATTGGAGTTCACCTGAGGTTGGTCACGTATTAAAACAGCATAATGTTGCAGATTTGCCATTGTTAGCAACCTATCTTATTAGTGAAGCAAATCTCCAGAAATCTTCCAGATGGAGCAATTATATATCTTCCTTACCTCGACAACCCTATTCTCTTTTATACTG GACACGATCAGAACTAGACAGGTATCTCAAAGCATCGCAGATAAGGCTTCGGGCTATTGAAAGAATTGCTGATATTACTGGAAC ATTCGATGATTTAAGACGTAGGATACTTTCCAAGCATCCTCATTTATTCCCTAAAGAG ATATTCAATTTGGTGACTTTCAGATGGTCTTTTGGCATTCTCTTATCACGATTG ATATACCTATCTTCAATGGATGGAAAGGTTGCCTTGGTTCCTTGGGCAGATATGCTCAACCATAGCTGTGAG GTGGAAACATATTTGAATTATGACAAATCATCACAGGCAGTTGTCTTTACAACTGATCGGGCATATCAGTCAGGTGAGCAG GTTTTCATATCATATGGCAAAAAATCTAATGCAGAGCTGCTGTTATCTTATGGATTTGTTCCAAAAGAGGGCACAAATCTTAATGATTCAGTAGAGCTACCTCTATCCCTTAAAATATCTGACAAATGTTATAAGCAGAAATTGAAAGCTTTGAAGAAGCATGGATTGTCTGC CAGTTCTCAGTGTTATACTATACAAATCAGTGGTTGGCCATTGGAGTTAATGGCATATGCTTACCTAACAGTCAGCCCTCCAAGCATGAGCAAGCAGTTTGAGGAG ATGGCTGCTATGGCATCCAATGAATCTATTATCAGGAAGGATTTAAGATACcctgaaattgaagaaaaagcaCTGCAATTTATTCTTGACAATTGTGAATCAAGCATATCAAAGTATTCTAAATTCTTGAAG GAAAGTGGCTCCATGGATTTGGATATAACATCTCAAG